From the genome of Methanofollis sp. UBA420:
GGCAGGGAGGATGTCCAGGCCAACACCCGGCAGGTACGAATCGGTGTGCGGCACGATGCCGTCGCCGGCATAGGTCGTCCGCCACTCCCCGTCAGGGCCGAAGGTCCAGGTCTTTCCCTGGAAGCAGGGGAAGAACGCAGGCGTGGCCGTGAGGTTTGCGGCAAGGACCAGCCGATAGGCGATGTCGTCGCGGGCCCTCGCGCCCTGCAGCGCGGTAATGGTCCTGCTGCCGGGGCGGAACTCCTGCACGATGACGTCGTCCGCGGGGTCGTAGTCGCGGGGCACGAAGACACCCGCGAGGCGGTCGATGACCTCCGGGCCGTAGTCGGGGTCGTTGAAGAGCTCGGCCATGGAAGACCCGTTGTTCGGCGGGCCGAGGCCGATCAACTGCCTGACCCGCTCCTCCCGCCGCCCGCCGTCGATCACCTCCAGGAGGTACCGGGCGATGCAGGTCCCCATGGAGTGGCAGACCATATCCACAGGTCCGGCATAACCGGTCTCATCCCGCGCCAGGGCAAGGTAGTCCCTGAACGCGGCGGCGATCTCGCCGGGTGCGGCGTCGCCCATCTCGCTGTGGTCGAAGACCCGGTACGGTATCGCCGCCTCTTCGAGCTGCGGTATCAGGCGTTTCCAGACGCCGGGATGGCTCCTCCACCCATGGACCAGTACGGCCGGACATCTCCCTCTCTGCACGAAACTGTCTCACTCTCCGGAGATCGATATCTTCCCTCTCTCTGAACCACCATTATCCTTTGGTTTATCTGCGCCGGTCCGTCCCCTCCAGGAAAAGATATATGATATGGCCCATAC
Proteins encoded in this window:
- a CDS encoding esterase/lipase family protein: MQRGRCPAVLVHGWRSHPGVWKRLIPQLEEAAIPYRVFDHSEMGDAAPGEIAAAFRDYLALARDETGYAGPVDMVCHSMGTCIARYLLEVIDGGRREERVRQLIGLGPPNNGSSMAELFNDPDYGPEVIDRLAGVFVPRDYDPADDVIVQEFRPGSRTITALQGARARDDIAYRLVLAANLTATPAFFPCFQGKTWTFGPDGEWRTTYAGDGIVPHTDSYLPGVGLDILPADPSGLAQRPEQYCHIGLPRNPEVMARVIEYLKDPATRPQGVCPGREEGLE